The following coding sequences are from one Streptomyces angustmyceticus window:
- a CDS encoding RNA polymerase sigma factor: MPDLSAASAAITLEVAPVQTQTLADAPPAAEPVTEPDPEPDAEPDPDPLTVPQQADPPAAEMIVEEIIPERAPRPETGSPSSDLFRQYLREIGRIPLLTAAEEVELARRVEAGLFAEEKLANTPDLSSQLAFDLDQLVVLGRMAKRRLIEANLRLVVSVAKRYVGRGLTMLDLVQEGNLGLIRAVEKFDYARGYKFSTYATWWIRQAMSRALADQARTIRVPVHVVELINRVVRVQRRMLQERGYEPTPEEVAAHLDLTGERVSEVLRLAQEPVSLHAPVGEEEDVALGDLIEDGDATSPVESAAFLLLREHLDAVLSTLGERERKVVQLRYGLADGRPRTLEEIGRIFGVTRERIRQIESKTLNKLRDHAFADQLRGYLD; this comes from the coding sequence GTGCCCGACCTTTCTGCCGCCTCAGCAGCGATCACCCTGGAGGTCGCCCCCGTGCAGACCCAGACCCTCGCCGACGCGCCGCCCGCAGCAGAGCCGGTCACGGAGCCTGATCCGGAACCGGATGCGGAACCGGACCCCGATCCGCTCACCGTGCCGCAGCAGGCCGACCCGCCCGCCGCCGAGATGATCGTCGAGGAGATCATTCCGGAGCGGGCACCGCGCCCCGAGACGGGCAGCCCCTCCTCCGACCTCTTCCGCCAGTACCTCCGCGAGATCGGCCGCATCCCGCTGCTCACCGCCGCCGAGGAGGTCGAGCTCGCCCGCCGCGTCGAGGCAGGTCTCTTCGCCGAGGAGAAGCTCGCCAACACCCCCGACCTCTCCTCTCAACTTGCCTTTGACCTCGACCAGTTGGTGGTGCTGGGCCGGATGGCCAAACGCCGCCTGATCGAGGCCAATCTGCGCCTGGTGGTCTCGGTCGCCAAGCGCTACGTCGGCCGCGGCCTGACCATGCTCGACCTCGTCCAGGAGGGAAACCTCGGACTGATCCGCGCGGTCGAGAAGTTCGACTACGCCCGCGGCTACAAGTTCTCCACCTACGCCACCTGGTGGATCCGTCAGGCCATGTCCCGCGCCCTCGCCGACCAGGCCCGCACCATCCGCGTCCCGGTCCATGTCGTCGAGCTGATCAACCGCGTGGTGCGGGTCCAGCGCCGGATGCTCCAGGAACGCGGCTACGAGCCGACGCCCGAGGAGGTCGCCGCCCACCTCGACCTGACCGGGGAACGCGTCAGCGAGGTCCTGCGGCTGGCCCAGGAACCGGTCTCGCTGCACGCCCCCGTCGGCGAGGAGGAGGACGTCGCCCTCGGCGACCTCATCGAGGACGGCGACGCCACCTCACCCGTCGAGTCTGCCGCGTTCCTGCTGCTCCGCGAGCACCTCGACGCGGTCCTGTCCACCCTCGGCGAACGCGAACGCAAGGTCGTCCAGCTCCGCTACGGCCTCGCCGACGGCCGCCCCCGCACCCTGGAGGAGATCGGCCGGATCTTCGGCGTCACCCGCGAACGCATACGGCAGATCGAGTCCAAGACCCTCAACAAACTCCGCGACCACGCCTTCGCCGACCAGCTCCGCGGCTACCTCGACTGA
- a CDS encoding FGGY family carbohydrate kinase, with product MGIVAGLDSSSESTRIVVCDADTGAVVRQGYAPHPVEKGPEVDPQAWLMSLGEAAGRGLLEGVQAIGVSAQPHGLIPLDVEGNLVRPALVGNDKRAQSAAADLIDSLGGRSAWAQAVGAVPQATHAITKMRWLARTEPAHAARIAEIMQPHDWLAWQLLGRPARRTTDRGGASATGFWSAATETYRPDLVELALGHQVRLPEVLSPSGTAGFTPEGLLISAGTGETMAAAFGLGVGVGDAVVSLGASGSVFGIHHEALADPTGTITSFADATGRHLPVVHTSNAVRVLRGAAEMLGTDLEGLSELALKSSPGAYGMVLLPYLEGERTPHLPHTAGSLHGMRRESMKPEHMARAAVEGMLCGLADALDVLRGRGVAVRRVFLLGAAAELGAVQTVAPGLFGVPVVVPQPADYAALGAARQAAWAWGVAHGTLTPAPGAESGAGGGAAWVDPPQWPAAASQVFEPGEELPVGQAVRQQYTTVRDEIHPGAFQRSG from the coding sequence ATGGGGATAGTCGCCGGATTGGACAGTTCGTCCGAGAGCACACGGATCGTCGTCTGCGATGCCGACACGGGTGCCGTCGTCAGGCAGGGGTACGCACCGCACCCGGTCGAGAAGGGGCCCGAGGTCGACCCGCAGGCGTGGCTGATGTCACTCGGCGAGGCGGCGGGCCGCGGGCTGCTCGAAGGGGTGCAGGCGATCGGCGTCTCCGCGCAGCCGCACGGTCTGATCCCGCTGGACGTCGAGGGCAACCTCGTCCGCCCGGCGCTGGTGGGCAACGACAAGCGGGCGCAGAGCGCCGCCGCGGACCTGATCGACTCGCTGGGCGGGCGCAGCGCGTGGGCGCAGGCCGTCGGCGCGGTGCCCCAGGCGACCCACGCCATCACGAAGATGCGCTGGCTGGCGCGTACGGAGCCGGCGCACGCGGCCCGGATCGCGGAGATCATGCAGCCGCACGACTGGCTGGCGTGGCAGCTGCTGGGGCGCCCCGCGCGGCGTACGACGGACCGCGGCGGGGCCTCGGCGACCGGCTTCTGGTCGGCGGCGACCGAGACGTACCGGCCGGATCTGGTGGAGCTGGCGCTGGGCCATCAGGTGCGGCTGCCGGAGGTGCTGAGCCCGTCGGGGACGGCCGGCTTCACCCCTGAGGGGTTGCTGATCTCCGCCGGGACGGGCGAGACGATGGCCGCCGCGTTCGGGCTCGGCGTCGGCGTCGGCGACGCCGTGGTGTCGCTGGGCGCCTCGGGGTCGGTGTTCGGCATCCACCACGAGGCACTGGCGGACCCGACGGGCACGATCACCTCGTTCGCCGACGCGACCGGCCGGCATCTCCCGGTGGTGCACACCAGCAACGCCGTGCGGGTGCTGCGCGGCGCGGCGGAGATGCTGGGGACGGACCTGGAGGGGCTGTCCGAGCTGGCGCTGAAGTCGTCGCCCGGCGCGTACGGCATGGTGCTGTTGCCGTACCTGGAGGGTGAGCGGACGCCGCATCTGCCGCACACCGCCGGGTCGTTGCACGGGATGCGGCGGGAGAGCATGAAGCCGGAGCACATGGCGCGGGCGGCCGTGGAGGGCATGCTCTGCGGGCTCGCGGACGCGCTGGACGTGCTGCGCGGGCGGGGCGTGGCGGTGCGCCGGGTGTTCCTGCTGGGCGCGGCCGCCGAGCTGGGCGCCGTGCAGACGGTGGCGCCGGGGCTGTTCGGGGTGCCGGTCGTGGTGCCGCAGCCGGCCGACTACGCCGCGCTGGGCGCGGCGCGGCAGGCGGCCTGGGCGTGGGGTGTGGCGCACGGCACGCTCACCCCGGCCCCGGGCGCGGAGTCCGGCGCGGGCGGCGGAGCCGCATGGGTCGATCCGCCGCAGTGGCCGGCCGCCGCGAGCCAGGTCTTCGAGCCGGGCGAGGAGCTGCCGGTCGGCCAGGCCGTGCGCCAGCAGTACACGACGGTGCGCGACGAGATCCATCCCGGGGCGTTCCAGCGGTCGGGGTGA